GATACTGCAGCGCCGCCTCGGCATCCAGCGTGGCCCCTTCCGGCGGGGACGACAGCCCCAGCAGCCGCCGGACACGCTCGCGATGAACCATGAGCGGCTCGCGGCTGGTGGCGAGGATGTGCACGCCGGGAGCGCACGCCATCAACACCTGGACGCAGTCCGCGATGGCATCGATCAAGTGCTCGCAGCTGTCGAGCACCAGCAGCGCCCGGCGGTCGCGCAGTTGCCGCCACATCGATCCGGTCCCCTCGGAGGGTGTGCCGCCCGGGCCGATGGCCGCCGCGATGGCACCGGGAACACCGCCGGGCTCGGTCAACGTGGAGAGGTCGACCAGCCACACGCCGTCGGGGAACCTGTCGAAGCACCGCTCGGCGACCGCCAATGCGACGGTCGTCTTGCCGATTCCGCCGGGGCCGACGATCGTCACCATGCGCGCGGCATCCACCTCGTCGGTGAGCGATTCGATCACTTCGGTCCGACCGAAGATGCGGATCGTGCCGATGGGCAGGTTGTGGGGGACGCGGGGCCGCCGCGACCGCGAGGCGGTCACCGCGGACAGCCCGACCGACTCGACGGCCGCGACGAACCGGTACCCACGCCCCGTCACGGTGGCGATGCACGACGCGGCGGCGTCTCCGGCGCCATCGCCCAGCGCCCGTCGCAGCGCTGCCATGTTCACCTTGAGGTTGCTCTCGTCGACGACGACGTCGGGCCACACACGGGCCATCAGCTCACGTTTTCCGATCAACTCGCCCGGGCGCTCCACCAGCATCGTCAGGAGGTCCAGGGCTCGGGCGCCGATGCGGACCGCCCCGCCCTCCCGCAGCAGCAACTGCCGCTCCGGCATGAGCACGAAAGGACCGAATCGGTAGGAGCGGGTTGGTTGGCAGTCGTCGGTCACCTCGGAATCCTTGGCAGCGGGCATGCCGCACGGGATGTGCGGGCGGTGGGAACGCCGATCTTATGAGGTACCGCAGCCGGTGCAAGGTGCGAGCCTGGCCGGTGCCGCCTTGCACACCTCCGGTTAACCGCAATTAACTGAACACGGCCTGGGAGGCTGCGCCGGGACTCAGGACGGAATGCCTGGGCAGAGACAGCAGGACACTAGAATTGTTCGATCACCCCGAGGTCAGCAACGCGTTCCCATGCCCCCCACCCACGACGACCGATCAGTGCCCACCGCGCAGGACCTGCGGTCCGCCGTCGCAACGGGCCTGACCCTGGCCGGCCAGGCGCCACGCGTGGCCAGCACGTGTGCCGCGTCGTCCCATGGTGACGTCGACGACTCTCTGGCCGCGTTCAACACCTTCTCGACCCTGCTGGCAACGGAGGGCATCCGCGCCGCGCTGTACTCCGTGCTGCGCAAGTCCGACTACCGTTTCATCGGCATCTTCCGGTTCCGCAACGGCAAGGCCACGTCCACCGTGCATGTCGACCGGATGGACCTGAACGACCTGCAGGCCGCCACGGTGGACGAAGCGGCGACCTACTGCACCCTGGTGCGCGACGGCAAGGCGCCGTTCGTCACGGCCGATGCCACGCTCGACCCCCGCACGGCGCTGCACGAGGCCCGCGACGTGGTGCGCGCCTACGCCGGCATCCCCATCGTGGCCCGCGACGGCGAATTCATCGGCACGCTGTGCCACTACGACCTGGAGCCGCGCAGCCCCGAGCAGCTCGACCTGTCGCTGCTGCTGAGGGTGGCCACGGCCCTCGGCCAATCGGGCCAGGTGCCGCCCTATCCGGGCGCGGGGAGCTGCACGGGGTGACGAAGGCCGCGGCGACGGCCCGGGTCCTGGAACCCGACCCCATTTACCGAAATTAACTGGCACCGAAGCCGCCCAGGCGGTACACCTGCGCCATCGCACATTTCCCGGATGGAGTTCGCTTGAAGGCCCTGATTTCCGAAGCGCCGAAGGCGTTCGCATTCGGACCGTTCCAGTTGATCCCCGACCAGCAGTCGCTGCTGGACGGGGACCAGCCGGTTCGCATCGGCGGAAGGGCCTTCGACCTGCTCACCGTGCTGGTCGAGCGCCATGGCGAGGTGGTCTCCCGATCCGAGCTGATGTCCCGGGTGTGGCCGGGCCTGGTCGTGGAAGAGACGAACCTCAAGGTCAACATCGCGGCCATCCGCCGCCTTCTCGGCGATGGCCCCGGCCCGCCGCGCTACATCGCGACCGTGGTCGGCACGGGCTACCAGTTCATCGGGGACGTTCGCGCCACGACCGCCTCCGCTCAGCCGCTTCGTGGCGCGAAGCTCCCGCGCCTGGGCAACCTGCCTCCGCTGAACCGGCGCATCTTCGGCCGGGACGACACCATCGAAGCGATCCTCCGCGACCTGGCGCAGGCCCGGCTGGTCACCCTCGTCGGGCCCGGAGGCGTGGGCAAGACGACCGTGGCCCTCGCCATCGCGGACCAGGCGGCCGCCGCGTTCCCCGGCGGCGCCTGGTTCGTCGACCTGGCCGTGCTGCGGGACCCGTCCGACGTCTCCGGGGCCATCGCCAGCATGTTGCGATCCAGCCGGGGCAACGGCGACAAGCCGCACTGGCCCGACGCCTCCCCGCAGGACCACGGCGTGCTGCTCGTCCTCGACAACTGCGAGCACCTCATCGACGCGGTCGCCTTGTGCGCGGAACAGTGGCTCAGGAACACGGCGAAGGTGACGCTGCTCGCCACCAGCCGGGAGCCGCTCTGCATCCGGGGCGAACGCGTGCGGCGCCTGCCCGGTCTGGGCCTGCCGCCCGACCCGGAGCGACTCGGTGCCGCGGCTGCGCTCGCCTTCCCGGCCGTGCAACTGTTCGCGGCGCGGGCGGCTGAACACTCGACGGACTTCCGGCTGGACGACACGAACGCGCCCCACGTCGCCGCCATCTGCCACCGGCTCGACGGCCATGCCCTGGCGATCGAGCGTGTGGCCGGGCGCGTGGGGCCCCTGGGCGTCGCGGGCACGCTGGACCACCTCGACCGGCGCTTCCACATGTTCGACGGTTGCCACGAGGGCCCCGCCCGTCACCGGACCCTCACCGCTTCCGTCGAGTCGAGCTACAGCATCCTGTCGCCGGGCGAGCAAGCGGTGATGCGCCGGCTGTCGACGTTCCCCGGGGCCTTCAGCCTGGCGTCGGCGTGCGCGGTCAGTGGCGCCTGCGGCATGGATCCCGCGGCCGTGGTCGACCATCTCGCCAGGCTGATCGCGAAGTCACTCGTGCTGGCCGAGATGCGGGATCACGAGATGCGGTACCGCCTGACCCACGTCGCGCGCGCCTTCGCGGCTGAAAAACTGATCGAGCATGGAGAGCAGGACCCGCATGAGTCATGAGCATGAGGCCGGGCGCCCCCCCTCCGTGTCGGCGAAGTTGCTGGACTTTCCCTCCGTTCCGAGACGCCGGCACAACCTGCCGGCGATGACGACGCGGGTGGTCGGTCGCGGCGACACGATCGAGCAGTTGCGGCAGGCGGTGCAACGACATCGGCTCGTGTCCATCGTGGGCGCCGGCGGCATCGGCAAGACCACGGTCGCCGTCTCCGTGGCGGAGCGGGCGACCGATGCGTTCCCGGATGGCG
This genomic stretch from Piscinibacter gummiphilus harbors:
- a CDS encoding ATP-binding protein; translation: MTDDCQPTRSYRFGPFVLMPERQLLLREGGAVRIGARALDLLTMLVERPGELIGKRELMARVWPDVVVDESNLKVNMAALRRALGDGAGDAAASCIATVTGRGYRFVAAVESVGLSAVTASRSRRPRVPHNLPIGTIRIFGRTEVIESLTDEVDAARMVTIVGPGGIGKTTVALAVAERCFDRFPDGVWLVDLSTLTEPGGVPGAIAAAIGPGGTPSEGTGSMWRQLRDRRALLVLDSCEHLIDAIADCVQVLMACAPGVHILATSREPLMVHRERVRRLLGLSSPPEGATLDAEAALQYPAIQVFVERASERVENFRLSDADARLVGDICRRLDGMVLAIELAATRVDVFGVAGLLAALNDRFSILAERRAGPERHRTLAAAIAWSFGLLSPAEAAFLRALAVFPGAFDAEGARAVSATTRTEAMANLALLVDKSLISAEIDGERVIYRLMNTTRSYCLEWLMESGDHATVRRRHAEHICAVLEHAKSEWVQRPASEWGASYGRVIDDLRGALDWTSRDASSRPLRIRLTLAGIPCR
- a CDS encoding GAF domain-containing protein, with translation MPPTHDDRSVPTAQDLRSAVATGLTLAGQAPRVASTCAASSHGDVDDSLAAFNTFSTLLATEGIRAALYSVLRKSDYRFIGIFRFRNGKATSTVHVDRMDLNDLQAATVDEAATYCTLVRDGKAPFVTADATLDPRTALHEARDVVRAYAGIPIVARDGEFIGTLCHYDLEPRSPEQLDLSLLLRVATALGQSGQVPPYPGAGSCTG
- a CDS encoding ATP-binding protein codes for the protein MKALISEAPKAFAFGPFQLIPDQQSLLDGDQPVRIGGRAFDLLTVLVERHGEVVSRSELMSRVWPGLVVEETNLKVNIAAIRRLLGDGPGPPRYIATVVGTGYQFIGDVRATTASAQPLRGAKLPRLGNLPPLNRRIFGRDDTIEAILRDLAQARLVTLVGPGGVGKTTVALAIADQAAAAFPGGAWFVDLAVLRDPSDVSGAIASMLRSSRGNGDKPHWPDASPQDHGVLLVLDNCEHLIDAVALCAEQWLRNTAKVTLLATSREPLCIRGERVRRLPGLGLPPDPERLGAAAALAFPAVQLFAARAAEHSTDFRLDDTNAPHVAAICHRLDGHALAIERVAGRVGPLGVAGTLDHLDRRFHMFDGCHEGPARHRTLTASVESSYSILSPGEQAVMRRLSTFPGAFSLASACAVSGACGMDPAAVVDHLARLIAKSLVLAEMRDHEMRYRLTHVARAFAAEKLIEHGEQDPHES